The following are encoded in a window of Amycolatopsis solani genomic DNA:
- a CDS encoding DUF2306 domain-containing protein, with the protein MASIGRALRRPWIVPFYFLVFGFLAFRLPNYLGFDPSKSTAATRLDLPFYYPLLVAHIVFGSVAFVTASIQVWPWLRNRKPKLHRISGRIYVLGGALPAGLAILTITPFLTHGAGQKAGNALLGLLWLGTTIVGFRRARQGRIVEHREWMLRSFALCFSILASRFWLGPAILWLEPEVFTMGVDGPPAVQDQVSTLTSWVPWVVNLLIAEWFNHRARYKALGRQAAKRAAAKVAVPVEPALPADTKTPVLERPTPDPVP; encoded by the coding sequence ATGGCAAGCATCGGACGGGCGTTGAGACGCCCCTGGATCGTCCCCTTCTACTTCCTGGTGTTCGGGTTCCTGGCGTTCCGGCTGCCCAACTACCTGGGCTTCGACCCGAGCAAGTCGACCGCGGCGACTCGCCTCGACCTGCCGTTCTACTACCCGCTGCTGGTGGCGCACATCGTCTTCGGGTCGGTGGCGTTCGTGACGGCGTCGATCCAGGTCTGGCCGTGGCTGCGCAACCGCAAGCCGAAGCTGCACCGGATCTCCGGGCGGATCTACGTGCTCGGCGGTGCGCTGCCGGCCGGGCTCGCGATTCTCACGATCACGCCGTTCCTCACGCACGGCGCGGGCCAGAAGGCGGGCAACGCGCTGCTGGGCCTGCTGTGGCTGGGCACGACGATCGTCGGGTTCCGCCGGGCGCGGCAGGGGCGGATCGTCGAGCACCGCGAGTGGATGCTGCGCAGCTTCGCGCTGTGCTTCTCGATCCTGGCGTCCCGCTTCTGGCTGGGCCCGGCGATCCTGTGGCTGGAGCCCGAGGTCTTCACCATGGGCGTCGACGGCCCGCCGGCGGTGCAGGACCAGGTGTCCACGCTGACGTCGTGGGTGCCGTGGGTGGTGAACCTGCTGATCGCGGAGTGGTTCAACCACCGCGCCCGCTACAAGGCACTGGGCCGACAGGCGGCCAAGCGCGCGGCGGCGAAGGTCGCGGTGCCGGTCGAGCCGGCCCTGCCTGCGGACACGAAGACCCCGGTCCTGGAGCGCCCCACCCCCGACCCCGTCCCCTAG
- a CDS encoding DUF6892 domain-containing protein translates to MFQDFNFKLVVVEKLMYDDEVLAPPFRIADVLPSDDPWQYAYDRGLAYQVLPEARAYFSALEIAPALLATVDELVMDGGLRVYQECAPVWDGEDALFDIGSLADLALLPNLRRVLGSEFLGRELQAELAARGIAAD, encoded by the coding sequence GTGTTCCAGGACTTCAACTTCAAGCTGGTCGTCGTCGAGAAGCTGATGTACGACGACGAGGTGCTGGCCCCGCCGTTCCGCATCGCCGACGTCCTGCCGTCGGACGACCCGTGGCAGTACGCGTACGACCGGGGCCTGGCCTACCAGGTCCTGCCGGAAGCGCGGGCGTACTTCTCGGCCTTGGAGATCGCCCCGGCCCTGCTGGCGACGGTGGACGAACTGGTGATGGACGGCGGCCTGCGCGTCTACCAGGAGTGCGCCCCGGTCTGGGACGGCGAGGACGCCCTGTTCGACATCGGATCGCTGGCGGACCTGGCGCTGCTCCCGAACCTGCGCCGGGTGCTCGGCTCGGAGTTCCTGGGCCGTGAGCTGCAGGCGGAACTGGCGGCGCGCGGCATCGCGGCGGACTGA